The following DNA comes from Kitasatospora sp. NBC_01287.
CAGATCGGCGGAACGCCGCTGTTCTTCCAGGGCGACGAGTGGCCGGACGGCGGCCCTTGGCGGCTGCTGCTGCAACTTGACTCGAACTGGCTGCCGTTCCACCTCGACCTGGGCGCGGCGCCGAGGCTTTTCGCCTTCGTGTCCGAGGACGGCACCGAGGGCAGGCTGCTCGTTCAGGACTCCTGAGCCGGTCGGGCCATCGCGGGGGTGGCGTGGGACCGGCAGATGTCGCGAGCAGGTGAGAACCATCGCGACCAGTCACATCGGGCCGGGGGCCGGCCCCGCGCTCCCGTGATTGTCAGTGGTAGGTGCCATGCTGGCGGCATCTATTCGAACAATTGCTCGATTGAGGAGAGCGGTCATGGGCACCTGGGACGCCGGCCCCTTCGACAACGACACCGCCGCTGACTTCTCCCTGAGGCTGGACGAGGCGGGCTCTGCCGAGCGCCCGGCTCTGCTGCTGGCGGCGCTGGAGCGCGCGCTCGCCGCTGACGTCCGCCTGGAGCCCGCGCACGCCGAGGAGGCGATGGCAGCCGTGGCATTGGTCGCGGCGCAGTTGCCCGGCGGCGAGCCGATCGACCCGGCCTATGCGCCGAAGGAGCGGATCCCCTGGCTCGACGCCGAGTTCGGCGGGCTCGCCCGCCGGGTGCTGGACCTGGTCGGCGGGGAGGGGAGCGCGCTCGCCGAGC
Coding sequences within:
- a CDS encoding DUF4259 domain-containing protein, giving the protein MGTWDAGPFDNDTAADFSLRLDEAGSAERPALLLAALERALAADVRLEPAHAEEAMAAVALVAAQLPGGEPIDPAYAPKERIPWLDAEFGGLARRVLDLVGGEGSALAEQWADSGEEPRWRERLARLRAVLDGHGRWRPGCG